The DNA sequence ACGAATTATTTGGCAAGATCGCAGGAAATATGGCTCGCAAAGTCGAAGCGGGCGAGTTAATCATTGAAGATTACAGCCATGTGCAGATGCTTTGCCGTTTGGTGGCAGGTTCTCAAGGGATACCGTTTACGCCCACTTATGCTGCGCTGGGGTCCGATATTTTGAATCCGGAATACGATATGCTGGGTAAAGCTGGTCTGCGTGATGGCTCTAATCCCAAAATACCAGCAAAAAAATACGAAATATACAAAGAGAACTTTACCGGGACTGAAGTGGCTCTAATTCCAGCTGCCCAGCCCAATTGGTGCATTGCGCACGTTAATATGGTGGGCTCAGAGGGAACCGTTCGGGTATTGGGACAAAAGTTCAGTGATGAGGAGGCGATGAAATCAGCCGACAAGTTAATCGTCATTACTGAGCAGATCGTACCGGAAGAGTTCATCCGTCGTGAGCCGGAAAGGAATCTTATTCCGCCTCACTTGGTTGACTATATTGTGGAATTACCTTGGGGAGCCCATCCCACGGGATG is a window from the Desulfosporosinus sp. Sb-LF genome containing:
- a CDS encoding CoA transferase, translated to MSRPQKVSLAEAISFINDGDMLTFSGFTIWRRPMAAIMELIRQGKKNLHLVEVNGGTHSDMLIGAGCVKIWESCWNGHELFGKIAGNMARKVEAGELIIEDYSHVQMLCRLVAGSQGIPFTPTYAALGSDILNPEYDMLGKAGLRDGSNPKIPAKKYEIYKENFTGTEVALIPAAQPNWCIAHVNMVGSEGTVRVLGQKFSDEEAMKSADKLIVITEQIVPEEFIRREPERNLIPPHLVDYIVELPWGAHPTGCFGAYETDGAFINNFFTKTRTQEGFDEWAKEWIFGVADHEEYLNKLGVSRLETLRASAALGYSTKVKRGSR